One Gordonia mangrovi genomic region harbors:
- a CDS encoding RES family NAD+ phosphorylase, with protein sequence MLPAPPELGDLRALGLRDDEVRVVGVDEVWWRVHRTVGDHVLAWNALRTYGPVLRFDPHHLPRGEDPDGRGVWYGAETPDAALAEAFQIDRTIDRGRPYLTGLSFSRPITVIDIATDSSGAWATRAGGTYALSTGRHDITQRWARHIVEAHPDIDGLRYNSRFAGTPCLALFTPAATAMPGRPQLSLPLTHPEFAVRIAGAAKRLGYGVV encoded by the coding sequence ATGCTGCCCGCCCCGCCCGAGCTGGGCGATCTCCGGGCCCTGGGGTTGCGGGACGACGAGGTCCGGGTCGTCGGAGTCGACGAGGTGTGGTGGCGTGTGCACCGCACCGTCGGCGACCATGTGCTGGCATGGAACGCGCTGCGCACCTATGGGCCGGTGCTGCGGTTCGACCCCCACCATCTGCCGCGTGGTGAGGACCCTGACGGGCGGGGTGTCTGGTACGGCGCCGAGACTCCGGATGCCGCGCTGGCCGAGGCCTTCCAAATCGACCGCACGATAGACCGCGGGCGCCCTTACCTCACCGGCCTGTCGTTCAGCCGCCCGATCACCGTCATCGACATCGCGACCGACAGCTCAGGTGCCTGGGCCACCCGCGCCGGCGGCACCTACGCCCTATCCACCGGACGCCACGACATCACCCAACGATGGGCCCGCCACATCGTCGAGGCCCACCCCGACATCGACGGCCTGCGATACAACAGCCGATTCGCCGGTACGCCGTGCCTGGCCTTGTTCACCCCGGCCGCGACTGCCATGCCCGGCCGCCCGCAACTGTCCTTGCCGCTGACTCACCCGGAGTTCGCCGTCCGCATCGCGGGTGCGGCGAAGCGGCTTGGGTATGGGGTCGTCTGA